In a genomic window of Aeromicrobium panaciterrae:
- a CDS encoding ABC transporter ATP-binding protein, giving the protein MSYGDDSLPGSGPVALDVQSVSFQFADTDRDVLKGIDLEVEPGKVVAVVGATGSGKSTLTSLLTRLVDPNAGTISVDGVDIRELTHDELARAIAVVPQGTFLFDDSVRANVTLGGDYTDEDVWAALRTVQADRFVSALPRGLDSELGERGTTLSGGQRQRLSLARALVRNPRLLVMDDATSAVDPEVEQRILKALAVHTSDADGPTVLVVAYRKATIALADEVVFLDDGVIAERGSHDELIARSADYRNLVNAYDQAREALS; this is encoded by the coding sequence ATGTCGTACGGCGACGACTCGCTTCCTGGCTCAGGTCCGGTTGCACTCGACGTACAGAGCGTGTCCTTCCAGTTCGCGGATACCGATCGTGACGTGCTCAAGGGGATCGATCTCGAAGTCGAACCCGGCAAGGTTGTCGCTGTGGTTGGCGCCACCGGCAGCGGCAAGAGCACGCTGACCTCACTTCTGACGCGGCTCGTCGATCCCAACGCCGGCACGATCTCGGTCGACGGTGTCGACATCCGTGAGCTCACGCACGACGAGCTGGCCCGCGCGATCGCAGTCGTCCCGCAGGGCACCTTCCTGTTCGACGACAGCGTTCGAGCCAACGTCACGCTGGGCGGTGACTACACCGACGAGGACGTATGGGCCGCACTGCGGACCGTGCAGGCCGATCGATTCGTCTCGGCGCTACCGCGGGGCCTGGACAGCGAGCTGGGGGAGCGCGGCACGACCTTGTCGGGCGGCCAACGCCAGCGCCTGTCGCTGGCCCGCGCGCTCGTCCGCAATCCGCGACTTCTGGTGATGGACGATGCGACCAGCGCAGTTGACCCCGAGGTCGAGCAGCGCATCCTCAAGGCACTCGCGGTGCACACGTCAGATGCCGACGGTCCCACCGTGCTCGTGGTGGCCTACCGCAAGGCGACTATCGCATTGGCCGATGAGGTCGTGTTCCTCGACGACGGTGTCATCGCGGAGCGAGGCAGTCACGACGAGCTGATCGCGCGTTCGGCCGACTACCGCAACCTCGTCAACGCCTACGACCAGGCGAGGGAGGCACTGTCATGA
- a CDS encoding ABC transporter ATP-binding protein gives MSEITAEADRLTGMAIVRRGLSLSPAIKDGLGLTLVLAMLSTIGGSVVPILIQVTVDSGLGDGGETRLSDVAWYLAGAALLIVVTGLIAYWMRVRLFVASETGLAQMRVDAFRHVHDLSMLTQNAERRGVLVSRVTSDIDQISQFLQFTGIMLVVSVGQIIVATAIMAYYSWQLTVVVLVTFLPLFISLKWFADRLSRAYDIVRRTVGEMLAVIAEPVVGASVVRAYAIERRTQERVDAGIKGNLDANVKAQRLVAVTFASAGLAGGLANAGVIAFGVILGVRGDLSIGTVIAFAFLVGLLVGPVQMATQVLTDAQNAIASWRRVIELLDTPADVVDPGNTGVSLPGGTLGAHFDTVTFAYPDGPDVLKGIEVTIEPEQRVAIVGETGSGKTTFAKLLTRLMDPTTGSVRLGTPSGEWQDISTVSFEELRKHILMVPQEGFLFDATLRANLLYGKQDATDAELSDVINDLGLADWYATLPRGLDSEVGQRGESLSAGERQLVALVRSALANPDFIVLDEATSAVDPQTELRATRALDRLLEGRTSVTIAHRLSTAENADRVLVFDAGQLVEDGTHAQLVTAGGVYERLHASWIAQASLASHTAVEPA, from the coding sequence ATGAGCGAAATCACCGCTGAGGCAGATCGCCTGACCGGTATGGCGATTGTCCGTCGCGGGCTCTCCCTGTCACCGGCGATCAAGGACGGACTTGGCCTGACGTTGGTGCTCGCGATGCTGAGTACGATCGGCGGCTCGGTCGTCCCGATCCTGATCCAGGTCACTGTCGACTCTGGCTTAGGTGATGGTGGCGAGACACGGTTGAGCGACGTCGCCTGGTACCTCGCTGGTGCCGCGCTTTTGATCGTCGTGACGGGTCTGATCGCCTACTGGATGCGCGTACGCCTGTTCGTCGCGAGCGAAACTGGACTGGCACAGATGCGCGTCGACGCGTTCCGCCACGTTCACGACCTGTCGATGCTGACGCAGAATGCTGAACGTCGCGGAGTCCTCGTATCGCGGGTGACCTCCGACATCGACCAGATCTCACAGTTCTTGCAGTTCACCGGAATCATGCTGGTCGTCAGCGTCGGTCAGATCATCGTCGCGACCGCGATCATGGCCTATTACTCGTGGCAGCTCACCGTCGTGGTGCTCGTGACGTTCCTGCCGCTGTTCATCAGTCTCAAGTGGTTCGCCGATCGGTTGAGCCGTGCATACGACATCGTTCGCCGGACGGTCGGCGAGATGCTGGCCGTCATCGCCGAGCCCGTCGTTGGTGCATCAGTGGTTCGTGCCTACGCGATCGAACGCCGTACGCAGGAGCGCGTTGATGCCGGCATCAAAGGCAACCTCGACGCCAACGTCAAAGCTCAGCGCCTCGTTGCCGTCACCTTCGCCTCCGCAGGTCTTGCTGGCGGACTCGCCAACGCTGGAGTCATCGCCTTCGGCGTGATCCTCGGCGTACGCGGCGACCTGTCAATCGGCACCGTGATCGCGTTCGCATTCCTCGTGGGTTTGCTCGTCGGACCGGTGCAGATGGCAACACAGGTGTTGACCGACGCGCAGAACGCCATCGCGTCCTGGCGTCGTGTCATCGAGCTGCTCGACACGCCCGCAGACGTCGTCGATCCGGGCAACACCGGCGTCTCGCTTCCCGGCGGCACGCTGGGAGCTCACTTCGACACGGTGACGTTTGCCTACCCGGATGGTCCCGACGTACTCAAGGGCATCGAAGTCACCATCGAGCCCGAGCAGCGCGTGGCCATTGTCGGTGAGACCGGATCGGGCAAGACGACGTTTGCCAAGTTGCTCACGAGGCTGATGGATCCGACGACAGGTTCCGTCAGACTCGGCACTCCGTCAGGGGAGTGGCAGGACATCAGCACGGTCTCTTTTGAGGAACTGCGCAAACACATCCTGATGGTGCCGCAGGAAGGGTTCCTGTTCGACGCCACGCTTCGCGCCAATCTCCTCTACGGCAAGCAGGACGCCACGGACGCCGAGCTCAGTGACGTCATCAATGACCTGGGTCTCGCCGATTGGTACGCGACCCTGCCGCGCGGGCTCGACAGCGAGGTCGGTCAGCGAGGCGAGTCGTTGTCCGCTGGCGAACGCCAGCTCGTCGCGCTCGTACGTTCGGCCTTGGCCAATCCCGATTTCATCGTGCTCGACGAAGCGACGAGCGCGGTCGATCCGCAGACCGAGCTCCGCGCGACCCGCGCCCTCGACCGACTGCTCGAAGGTCGTACCAGCGTGACCATCGCCCACCGACTCTCGACGGCAGAGAACGCCGATCGGGTCCTGGTGTTCGACGCCGGCCAGCTGGTCGAGGACGGTACCCATGCTCAGCTCGTCACGGCGGGCGGCGTCTACGAACGCCTTCACGCGAGCTGGATCGCGCAGGCATCACTTGCCTCGCACACCGCTGTCGAGCCCGCCTGA
- a CDS encoding DUF4190 domain-containing protein, whose protein sequence is MTSEPVPSSDPPAGGDRRPVNRKAIYSVICGFGAFLVLWVFPFGAFALGVPAVTTGVHGRREIKLSRGSERGDTVAIAGLTAGATTLFLLVLTLVLP, encoded by the coding sequence GTGACGTCTGAACCTGTGCCGTCGTCGGATCCACCAGCTGGCGGTGATCGCCGTCCGGTCAACCGCAAGGCGATCTACAGCGTGATCTGCGGCTTCGGAGCGTTTCTAGTGCTGTGGGTGTTCCCGTTTGGTGCATTTGCCCTGGGTGTCCCCGCCGTCACGACCGGCGTGCACGGTCGTCGCGAGATCAAACTGTCCCGTGGTTCCGAACGAGGCGACACTGTTGCGATCGCGGGGCTCACTGCTGGAGCCACCACGCTCTTCCTCCTGGTGCTGACGCTGGTTCTGCCCTAA
- the trpC gene encoding indole-3-glycerol phosphate synthase TrpC → MSVLDDILAGAAEDLQQRMEQTSLDDLKQQASRQHPALDPMPAFRADGVSVIAEVKRSSPSKGPLATIKDPAALAADYAAGGAAAISVLTEQRRFGGTLDDLRAVRGTVDIPVLRKDFITTSYQLWEARAAGADMALLIVAALEQTVLESLIERATSIGLTPLVEVHDEEEVDRAVDAGATLIGVNARNLKTLEIDMRTFERLSPRLPDTVVKVAESGVRGPHDVIEYAKWGAHVVLVGETLVRDDDPRASVADLVAAGAHPALQHRW, encoded by the coding sequence ATGTCGGTGCTCGATGACATCCTCGCCGGCGCGGCTGAGGACCTCCAGCAACGCATGGAGCAGACGTCGCTCGACGATCTCAAGCAGCAAGCCTCGCGCCAGCACCCTGCACTCGACCCCATGCCGGCTTTCCGTGCCGATGGCGTGTCAGTCATCGCCGAGGTCAAACGGTCGAGCCCGAGCAAGGGGCCACTCGCCACGATCAAGGATCCAGCAGCACTCGCGGCCGACTATGCCGCCGGTGGAGCAGCCGCAATCAGCGTGCTCACGGAGCAGCGCCGATTTGGTGGGACGCTCGACGATCTGCGTGCCGTACGCGGGACTGTTGACATCCCAGTGCTCCGCAAAGACTTCATCACGACCTCCTACCAGCTCTGGGAAGCCCGGGCAGCGGGTGCAGACATGGCTCTGCTCATCGTCGCCGCGCTGGAGCAGACGGTTCTGGAAAGCTTGATCGAACGCGCCACCTCGATTGGACTGACGCCGCTCGTGGAGGTCCACGACGAAGAAGAGGTCGATCGCGCAGTCGATGCCGGAGCCACACTGATCGGCGTCAACGCTCGCAACCTCAAGACTCTCGAGATCGACATGCGTACGTTCGAGCGCCTCTCGCCCCGACTTCCCGACACTGTGGTCAAGGTTGCCGAGTCCGGCGTACGCGGTCCGCATGACGTCATCGAGTACGCCAAATGGGGTGCTCATGTCGTGCTGGTCGGCGAAACGCTCGTCCGTGATGACGACCCGCGTGCCAGCGTTGCCGACCTCGTGGCCGCAGGTGCGCACCCCGCCTTGCAGCACCGTTGGTAA
- the trpB gene encoding tryptophan synthase subunit beta — MTYNQPDATGHFGTFGGRFMPEALIAPLDELSEAWIDAKADPVFMTELNRMMREYANVPSPLYEAHRFSEAAGARILLKREDLNHTGAHKIRNVLGQALLAKRIGKPRAIAETGAGQHGVASATACAYLDLECTVYMGEVDTERQALNVARMQMLGAEVVSVTSGSRTLKDAINEALRDWVASVDTTSYLFGTAAGPHPFPSMVRDLTRGIGDEARAQVLALTGKLPDAAVACVGGGSNAIGLFTAFVDDEDVRLVGVEAGGDGVETGRHAATITGGDVGVLHGARSYLLQDEDGQTIESHSISAGLDYPGVGPEHSYLASIGRASYRPATDAEAMSAFDLLCKTEGIIPAIESAHALAGALELAKELGSDSTILVNLSGRGDKDAHTAAQYFGLLK; from the coding sequence ATGACCTACAACCAGCCTGACGCAACGGGACACTTCGGTACATTCGGCGGCCGCTTCATGCCTGAAGCGCTGATCGCACCGCTCGACGAGCTGTCCGAAGCCTGGATCGATGCCAAGGCCGATCCGGTGTTCATGACCGAGCTCAATCGCATGATGCGCGAATACGCCAATGTGCCGAGCCCGCTCTATGAAGCACACCGGTTCTCCGAGGCAGCCGGCGCACGCATCCTGCTCAAGCGCGAGGACCTCAACCACACCGGCGCCCACAAGATCCGAAACGTTCTCGGCCAAGCTCTGCTCGCCAAGCGCATCGGCAAGCCGCGTGCCATCGCCGAGACCGGGGCCGGCCAGCACGGCGTCGCCTCTGCGACCGCGTGTGCGTACCTCGACCTCGAATGCACCGTCTACATGGGCGAGGTTGACACCGAGCGTCAGGCGCTCAATGTTGCGCGTATGCAGATGCTGGGCGCCGAAGTCGTATCTGTGACGAGCGGCAGCCGTACGTTGAAGGACGCCATCAACGAGGCGCTGCGCGATTGGGTTGCCAGCGTCGACACGACGTCCTACCTGTTCGGCACCGCAGCCGGGCCTCACCCATTCCCGAGCATGGTTCGCGATCTAACCCGAGGAATCGGCGACGAGGCGCGAGCCCAGGTGCTGGCGCTGACCGGCAAGCTCCCAGACGCTGCCGTCGCCTGTGTGGGTGGCGGGTCCAACGCGATCGGCCTGTTCACTGCGTTCGTCGACGACGAGGATGTCAGGCTTGTCGGTGTCGAAGCCGGCGGAGACGGAGTTGAGACCGGTAGGCACGCAGCGACCATCACCGGAGGCGATGTCGGTGTGCTGCACGGAGCCCGCTCATACCTCCTTCAGGACGAGGACGGCCAGACCATCGAGTCGCACTCGATCTCGGCAGGACTCGACTATCCAGGCGTCGGTCCCGAGCACTCCTACCTCGCCTCGATCGGTAGGGCCTCGTACCGGCCGGCCACTGACGCGGAGGCGATGTCGGCCTTCGACCTGCTCTGCAAGACCGAGGGCATCATCCCGGCGATCGAGTCGGCACACGCACTCGCTGGAGCGCTCGAGCTGGCCAAAGAGCTCGGGTCGGACTCGACGATTCTGGTCAACCTGTCCGGCCGCGGCGACAAGGACGCACACACCGCCGCCCAGTACTTCGGACTCCTCAAATGA
- a CDS encoding HGxxPAAW family protein, translated as MHGSSPAAWTAVLLCLVGITIGGVALVPDPNWVLFTIGCAITLLSGLVGKAMAAAGYGVDRAAEHH; from the coding sequence ATGCACGGATCATCGCCCGCCGCCTGGACCGCAGTTCTGTTGTGTCTTGTCGGCATCACCATCGGCGGAGTCGCGTTGGTCCCCGATCCCAACTGGGTCCTGTTCACGATCGGTTGCGCCATTACATTGCTGTCCGGCCTCGTGGGCAAGGCAATGGCAGCTGCTGGCTACGGAGTAGACCGCGCGGCCGAACACCACTGA
- the hisF gene encoding imidazole glycerol phosphate synthase subunit HisF, which yields MSLAVRVIPCLDVDNGRVVKGVNFVDLRDAGDPVEMAKVYDSEGADELTFLDITASSDSRSTTYDVVGRTADEVFIPLTVGGGVRTPDDVDRLLRAGADKVAINTAAIARPEVVAEIAQRFGNQVLVLSVDARRSPDQPSGYEVTTHGGRTSAGLDAVEWARTASEMGAGEILLNSMDADGTKNGFDLEMIRAVRSVTQVPLIASGGAGRLEHFPQAIDAGADAVLAASVFHFGELTIRQVKETLQAAGHSVR from the coding sequence GTGAGTCTTGCCGTTCGTGTGATCCCGTGCCTGGACGTCGACAACGGCCGAGTCGTCAAGGGCGTCAACTTCGTCGATCTGCGCGATGCGGGTGATCCCGTCGAGATGGCCAAGGTCTACGACAGCGAGGGCGCCGACGAGCTGACGTTCCTCGACATCACGGCATCCTCCGACAGCCGCTCGACCACGTACGACGTGGTGGGCCGCACGGCAGACGAGGTTTTCATCCCGCTGACAGTAGGCGGTGGCGTACGCACGCCTGACGACGTCGACCGACTCCTGCGCGCCGGAGCCGACAAGGTCGCGATCAACACGGCCGCTATCGCCCGGCCTGAGGTGGTCGCCGAGATCGCTCAGCGGTTTGGCAACCAGGTGCTGGTGTTGAGTGTCGACGCGCGACGCAGTCCTGATCAGCCAAGCGGCTATGAGGTCACGACTCACGGCGGTCGTACGTCCGCTGGGCTCGATGCTGTGGAGTGGGCTCGTACTGCCTCCGAGATGGGGGCTGGCGAGATCCTGCTCAACTCGATGGACGCCGACGGAACAAAGAATGGCTTCGACCTGGAAATGATTCGGGCGGTCCGCAGCGTTACACAGGTGCCACTGATTGCGAGTGGCGGCGCCGGCCGGCTCGAGCACTTCCCGCAGGCCATTGATGCCGGTGCTGACGCCGTGCTCGCCGCGAGTGTTTTCCACTTCGGCGAGCTGACCATCAGACAGGTGAAAGAGACGTTGCAAGCAGCCGGTCATAGTGTCCGATAG
- the hisI gene encoding phosphoribosyl-AMP cyclohydrolase: MSSLDPAIASRLKRDADGLVPAVVQDAESHDVLMVGWMDDEALHRTLTTGRGTFWSRSRQDYWVKGETSGNTQAVREVRLDCDGDTLLVIVDQTGPACHTGDRTCFDADQLL, translated from the coding sequence GTGAGCTCCCTTGATCCAGCCATCGCTTCGCGCCTCAAGCGCGATGCAGATGGCCTTGTGCCCGCAGTCGTCCAGGATGCCGAGAGCCATGACGTGCTCATGGTCGGCTGGATGGATGATGAGGCACTGCATCGCACCCTGACAACGGGGCGCGGCACCTTCTGGAGCCGCAGCCGACAGGACTACTGGGTCAAGGGCGAGACGTCAGGCAATACCCAGGCAGTTCGCGAGGTGCGCCTCGACTGTGACGGCGACACGCTTCTCGTGATCGTCGATCAGACCGGCCCTGCCTGTCACACGGGAGACCGCACCTGTTTCGACGCGGACCAGTTGTTGTGA
- a CDS encoding RDD family protein: protein MTQPPEYPAYPGPEQPTVPPPAGGQVPPPPGYQPPPPPGYQPPPQQTYGVTPQASPWGEYAGWWSRVGASILDGLIGMVIGIVPIAIGTILAFKDVETDPLTDEITGGVDPLGIVILGLGILAVLAFGLWNTVFRQGRKGQTVGKSMLGIQVVKADTGQFLGAGMAFLRWILSSILGQACFLNYLWPLWDKKHQTWHDMIVSSVVVKK, encoded by the coding sequence ATGACCCAGCCACCGGAGTACCCCGCTTACCCAGGTCCTGAGCAGCCGACGGTTCCTCCTCCGGCTGGAGGTCAAGTTCCTCCGCCCCCTGGCTATCAGCCCCCTCCGCCTCCGGGCTATCAGCCGCCCCCGCAGCAGACGTACGGTGTCACGCCGCAGGCTTCCCCGTGGGGTGAGTACGCCGGCTGGTGGTCACGCGTGGGTGCGAGCATCCTGGACGGGCTCATCGGCATGGTCATCGGCATCGTGCCGATCGCCATCGGAACCATCTTGGCGTTCAAGGACGTTGAGACCGATCCATTGACTGACGAGATCACCGGAGGCGTGGACCCACTGGGCATCGTGATCCTGGGTCTCGGCATCCTGGCCGTACTCGCGTTCGGCCTCTGGAACACCGTGTTCCGACAGGGCCGCAAGGGCCAGACCGTCGGCAAGTCGATGCTCGGAATCCAGGTCGTGAAGGCCGACACCGGGCAGTTCCTCGGTGCTGGCATGGCATTCCTGCGCTGGATCCTCAGCTCGATTCTTGGCCAGGCCTGCTTCCTCAACTACCTGTGGCCGCTCTGGGACAAGAAGCACCAGACGTGGCACGACATGATCGTCAGCTCGGTCGTCGTCAAGAAGTGA
- a CDS encoding DUF4190 domain-containing protein — protein MTTNDDQNQTTSGLPSYGSVPPPPEGSYTPPPPPPGAPAPGGYGGIPQQNKKALWSMILGIVGIVCCGFLAGIPALILGNQAKQEIAASGGTQTGEGMAKAGVILGIIAIVFGVISVILFATGNFSYS, from the coding sequence ATGACGACCAACGATGACCAGAACCAGACCACGAGCGGCCTGCCCAGCTACGGATCGGTCCCACCGCCGCCCGAAGGCTCATACACCCCGCCGCCTCCGCCGCCTGGCGCACCGGCTCCCGGTGGGTACGGAGGAATTCCCCAGCAGAACAAGAAGGCACTCTGGTCGATGATCCTCGGAATCGTCGGCATCGTCTGCTGCGGCTTCCTCGCCGGTATCCCCGCATTGATCCTGGGCAACCAGGCGAAGCAGGAGATCGCGGCGTCCGGCGGCACGCAGACTGGCGAGGGCATGGCCAAGGCCGGCGTCATCCTCGGCATCATTGCGATTGTCTTCGGTGTCATCAGCGTCATCTTGTTCGCTACGGGAAACTTCTCGTACAGCTGA
- a CDS encoding DUF2752 domain-containing protein, with amino-acid sequence MASVTRRASLRDPAIAGAVGLGAFTLLHFHDPHGSGSYGFCPFLELTGRPCPGCGGLRAINNLTRGDFVGAVSSNVMAVALVGVLAVAWVLWVVRRLRGRDGPMIVLSTRIGIVVLAAFVVFGVVRNLPFGSWLMP; translated from the coding sequence ATGGCCTCGGTCACGCGGCGCGCGTCGCTGCGTGATCCGGCCATCGCTGGCGCTGTCGGGCTTGGCGCGTTCACGCTGCTGCATTTCCACGACCCGCACGGCTCAGGTTCGTACGGCTTCTGCCCGTTCCTCGAGCTGACCGGTCGCCCCTGCCCGGGCTGTGGTGGCTTGCGTGCCATCAACAACCTCACCCGCGGGGATTTCGTCGGTGCTGTCAGCAGCAACGTAATGGCCGTAGCGCTCGTTGGAGTGCTGGCTGTGGCTTGGGTGCTCTGGGTCGTTAGACGACTGCGCGGCCGCGACGGTCCGATGATCGTCCTGTCGACGCGGATCGGGATCGTCGTGCTCGCTGCGTTCGTGGTGTTCGGAGTCGTGCGCAATTTGCCGTTCGGCTCCTGGCTCATGCCTTAG
- a CDS encoding Trp biosynthesis-associated membrane protein codes for MTPRRLYAPVVLGTLAAGGLAFWALGRTWADSKVVAEGLTTDKVSATGSDAHPLASALALVIIASALAILAASKRIRRVVGIFTVLVALVGIAIIVMGGDALDDTLTAAVEKSPAFTGDNHPDTVREAAWSLLAIAAFVLAAILGAITARLAPLWPTMSSRYDAPPVRPSAQQTQDDHDMWKALDEGRDPTQ; via the coding sequence GTGACTCCGCGACGCCTCTACGCACCGGTCGTGCTCGGCACGCTGGCTGCCGGGGGACTGGCGTTCTGGGCGCTCGGCCGCACCTGGGCCGACTCAAAGGTTGTGGCCGAAGGACTGACGACCGACAAAGTCTCGGCGACTGGCTCGGACGCGCACCCTCTCGCCTCAGCATTGGCCTTGGTCATCATCGCTTCAGCGCTGGCGATCTTGGCGGCGTCGAAGCGCATACGCCGCGTGGTCGGCATCTTCACCGTGCTCGTGGCCCTCGTGGGGATCGCGATCATTGTCATGGGCGGTGATGCGTTGGACGACACGCTGACTGCTGCGGTCGAGAAGTCGCCGGCCTTCACGGGTGACAACCACCCCGACACGGTCCGTGAGGCGGCGTGGTCGCTCCTTGCCATAGCGGCATTCGTTCTGGCCGCGATTCTCGGTGCCATCACGGCACGCTTGGCCCCGCTCTGGCCGACGATGAGTAGCCGCTACGACGCGCCTCCCGTACGCCCGAGCGCCCAGCAAACTCAGGATGACCACGACATGTGGAAGGCATTGGATGAGGGTCGGGATCCGACCCAGTAG
- a CDS encoding DUF4190 domain-containing protein, whose translation MTTSDDQPTPGELPDYGSVPPRTPGTPSASDAVFMQNKKASWSLVLGIVGLLGLCCTIGGFLGIPAIVLGIIGRSEIQASNGIQTGSGMATAGIVTGAIAALAAIAMIIVFAIDGSITGNITVG comes from the coding sequence ATGACCACAAGCGACGACCAGCCGACTCCTGGCGAGCTTCCCGACTACGGATCGGTTCCGCCGCGGACTCCCGGTACGCCCTCCGCGTCCGACGCCGTGTTCATGCAGAACAAGAAGGCGTCGTGGTCGCTAGTTCTGGGTATCGTCGGCCTCCTCGGCCTGTGCTGCACCATCGGAGGCTTCCTCGGCATTCCTGCAATCGTTCTGGGCATCATCGGGCGCAGCGAGATCCAGGCATCGAACGGAATCCAGACCGGCTCCGGCATGGCAACAGCCGGCATCGTGACCGGCGCGATCGCCGCCCTGGCCGCGATCGCCATGATCATCGTCTTCGCCATCGACGGCTCGATCACCGGGAACATCACCGTCGGCTGA